ATTTTGATGTAAAAGTGGACGATTATTTGGTACTTTCCAGAGAAAACAAGAAAGTCTATTATTGATTGGACAGATTTATCTATCATTGAAAATGAATATAACTATAAAAAACACAATGGTTTGGATTATAACCATTGTGTTGATGTCCATTGATATATATATATAGTATTCATGGACCCTTTGGAACGGCAATATGATTTGACGCAAGTTGTAATAGCTTGGTATCTTGTAACGTTGCTGCTTGACTTCCTTTTTCGTCATAATAAAATTTATGGGGTGATAAGGAACATTATAGCCACAGTGCTTCTCTGTGTATTCTATTTTGTATTTCCTTAAATGTATAATAATATGAGATATGCAGTTGTTTTGATAATCAATATTATATTGGTGTTGGCAGGCTTCTTTTTACTTTTTGGTGATCCTTTGAATAAACAGCTTCCAACGAAAATGATAGCTATTTGGTTCATTGTTTTAGTGATATTAGATTATCCTCTCCGTCATAATAAAATATACAAAGAGATAAGAATATTGGTATACATTATTTTTCTTGCTCTTCTATATTGGTTGTTTCCGACATAGGTAAATCATTGTTTTATTCATATTCATGCTCAAATAAAATAGCCTGTTAATGGATTTGTATAATGGGAATGTTTTATCTTTGCAGTGTTTAAAATAAGATACGATGAATAAAAGAGTAACAATACAATTCGCTGACTTTATAAAGAGTAGGTTGGCAGGTGGTTTGCTCTGTTGCCTTGTATTGTTGGCTGCTTATCTGTTTCAGATGTTTTTCCCAGGAATGTATGTTGATGCATTCTCGTCATCTTTTTATCTTTTTGCGTGGTTGATTCTCTTTGTGGGCGCACTCCTATGGACACTTCGTGAGAAAGGAACATCTGGATTACCCTCCGAGATAACTGATTGGCAATGCATTGCTGCCTTTTTGTTGATTGTTGCAAATCAGATTTATGTTGTTATGCCTAAGGAGGTTCACGTTGAATTGGCTCCTGTAATATCTGCTTATACTTTACCTGTGCTGGTCATTGTCAGTTTGGCAATAGCAGGGATAGTTAAGTTGTCTATCTCATTCTATCGTTCATTGGAAATTGAACGGCAAAAAACAATTCTTCAAGAGAAACGGCTTCAGGAACTGCTGTCTTCTCCTCCACCTGTGTTGGAAGGCGTCATATTTGTGCGCAGACTTTTAGAAAATCAATCTATATATCAATTAACTGCCAGTGAGAACCTTACATTAATAGAAGGATGCCGTGCGATTGATCCTGACTTTTTTGTTTGGTTAAAAGATAAGCAAATAAAAATTCCTCCACGTCATATTGTATATTGTGTACTTATTAGGATGAGGAAAACTAAGAAAGAGATTTTGTCTATTTTTGATATTAGCGATGGTGCTTGCCGTGCCATGAGGTCTCGTGTCCGTGCGAGCTTAGGTATAGAAGATGAGGACATGGAAACCTTTTTGCAGGAGTTACATTAGGTAATCTCTAGTATGTTTATTAGTCCTATAAAAGAATGGATTGCTGATATAAATCCTCCCATAATAGCATAGTAGAACCATACGCGTTTATTCGAATATTTGTTTTGAGGGAATGTGTCGATGGCTCCGATTATGAGCACAATCCATGCTAGAAGTTCAAAGAAAGTAATAAGGAAGTCTTGAAGAGAATAATTTATATCATCAATAAAGCGGTGAAAGTAACACATAGTGATGCTAATCCCCCACATTATATTATATAAGATTATATATTTAACTATTTTCATTTATTAGCTATACATTCTTTGTATTCCTTGTTTGCTATATCTTTGGCTCTATCATATTTTGCAGCTGCTTGTATTAAGCAGCCAGATGGCATTGAACCATTTTGACAGTTAGCGATAGCATTGTCATAATCAGCTTTTGCCTGCTTATATGCCGCTTGTTTTTGTTCTTCACAGCTACTAGTACTTCCTCCTTCTTCGCGTGTTTTCAGGAGTTTTACTTTTGTAAGTTCGTTACTTTCTGCATATAGTATAAAGAGTTGTGTCCGTTCATCTGCGCTTAATCTTAAAAATCTTGTATGTTTAATCAGGTTTTCTTTAGCTTTTGCCAGTTGCTGTAGTTCATTTTCTAGATTGGCTTTCCTCATGAAGTCTTCCACGTAGTCATCATCATTCAGATTTTCCATAAGTTTGTCATATTCTTCTTCACTTAAAATAGAAGTGTACTCATGAAACTTATCAGCTAAAAGCTCGGAGCTCATTTCGAATTCCCAAAATTCATCTGAACTGGCGATGGAATCAATAAGAGTGCTTCCATTATTTATCATTTTTGATGAAAGTGCACGTGTATTAGTTACCTCGTTTTTTTCTATTTCTTCAGAGTAATATCCGTCTGCGCTACAACTATAAATAAAAAAGGAAGCTACCAGTCCGCAGGCTAATGCCATTACATAATACAAAGTGTATTTTTTCTTTTTTGTGATCATATTCTGTTTTATTTAAATGTGTATGCAAAGTAACGAAAAATAGACTTATTTTAGGGATAATAATCATTCAATAAAAGGAAAATATTTGGTCTAGTGTCAATTTGGTCATGTTTGTGATGTTACAATTTAGTGTAAAATATGAAGGAGAATCGCTCCTAGAAAGCTCACAGGCGCTATATGATAGCTTATTGGTGTAACACATTCGTTGTTAAGGTTTAGTCCAGTCGTTATTATCCGAAATAAAAAATTAAGCTTAACTACTTACTGATAAGTACAAGACTTGATAATGAGAAGTACTTAAGTTGTCTGATTCTTGTACATCAGTTGAGTAAAAGATGTACAACGTTGGAGTAGACGATGTACTACGATTGAACTAAAGATGTACAGCGTTTGATCTATACTATTAGGATGTCAAATCTGAAAGGGCTGAATGTTGGTATCACTTTAAAGGATAATATTCATTCAAAAAAGGATAATATGTGGTCAGAGAAGGAAAGTTTGGGGTATTTCGGTTGTTACAATATTAGGGAAAATAAAAAAATATCCTCGCTGTAATCCTCCTGTGGCACATTCTACATGCTGTAGGAGTGTAACGCCCTCTTTTTCTATGGCAAAAGAACTTGTAAATTTGCAGAAAAATAACACGAAATCATTTATCTCTATTTTTCTGATAATTATGAAAATATTCACAAAGTTGGTATCTGTCTTTTTGCTCGTAGCAATTGGTAGTCTCTTTTTCTTTTCATGTGCTGAAAAAGAAAAATGCACTCCAATGGTTTCATTCCTTGAAACCGCTCTTCAGCAGGCAGGAGAGAACCGTGTGGAACTGGAAAAGGTCTTATCTCATTATAAAACTGATCCGGCGGATAGTTTGAAATATAAGGCCGCTTGTTTTTTGATAGAGAACATGCCTTATTACACCTATTATAAGGGCAAGCAGTTGGACCGATATCTTACTTACTATACTTTACTACAGGAAACACGTGGATTGGGGATTTCTCCCCAAGTAGTGGCTGACTCTGTTTGTCACATGTATGGGGCATTGTATTTAGATTCTTTGCAATCCTATAGAGATATTGAAACTGTTGATTCTGCTTATTTATGTAATAATATTGAATAGTCATTTAAGGTGTGGCAGGAACAACCATGGGGGAAACATGTTTCGTTTGCAGATTTTTGTGAATATCTTCTTCCTTATCGTATTGGTGACGAGACCTTGACTAGCTGGCGTGAATCTATTTATCAGAAGTATAATCCTTTGCTCGATTCTTTACGTGCATCCGGAGTACTTGATAAAGAAGACCCGATTGTGGCAGCCCGTTGTTTGCTCGATTCAATTCGTAAAGGAGGAGTGGTATTTACTACTGCCGTTCCTGCCAGCCTTCCTCATGTGGGACCGGAAGTTGCGCAACTGAAAGCAGGTAGTTGCCGGGAACTTTCAGACTTTGTCGTTTATGTTTGTCGTGCGTTGGGTATTCCGTGTTCAATTGATTTCATGCCGATTCGCGGTGATGAGAATGATAGCCATCAATGGGTAGCATTTTCAGATAAGTATGGCATACTTTATTATCATGAATTTCCTAACGGTGTGAGTGAAGTACGAAAAGACGCAATGTGTGGAATGCCCAAGATAAAGGTCTATCGCAATACCTTTAGTCTGAATCGTGCTATGCAGGAAGAAATGCTGAAATTGGATACTGCTATTGTTCCTCTTTTCAAAGATCCGCATATCGTAGATATTACTTTCCCTTATACCAAAGATTTCAAGAAAGAACTCCACATACCAAAGGACGCTCTATATAAAGGTAAGCCACGTTCAAGAATTGCTTATCTATGTGCCAGCAAACGGATGGATTGGGAGCCTGTTGCATGGACAGAGTTCGATGGTAAAAACATTGTCTTTACGGATATACAAAAAGGACCCGTCATGCGGGTTGCCACTTACGAGCGAGGACGACTTCGTTTTTGGACCGATCCTTTTGAAATAAATGTTTCCAATGAGTTTCATTTTTTCACTCCTTCGGATAGTGTACAGGATGTTACTTTGTTTGCAAAATATACTTTGCGGGCAGATGAGATGTTTTTGAATCGTATGATAGGCGGAACATTTGAAGGAAGCAATGATCCTGATTTTCGTGAAAAAGAAGTCTTGTACTTGATAAACGAGAAACCGAAAAGACTACAGACTGTTGTTCAATCGTATTCTTCAAAATCGTATCGCTATGTCAGATATATAGGTCCCAAAGATTCACACTGTAATATTGCGGAGGCGGCTTTTTATACTCCTAATGATACCGCTTCTTTAAAAGGTAAAGTTATAGGTACTCCCGGATGTTTTCAAAAAGATGGTTCGCATGAGTATACAAATGTATTTGATGGGGATGTCACAACTTCTTTTGATTATATCGAACCTTCCGGTGGTTGGTCAGGTCTTGATCTTGGAACTCCTAAGCAGATAGGAAGAATTGTTTATACGCCTCGGAGTTATGATAACTATATTCGTTCGGGTGATGATTATGAGTTATTCTATTGTGCAAGGAGGAATAATTGGAAATCTCTTGGAGACCAAAGGTCTAAAGCGGACTCGCTGATTTATATCAAAATTCCAGTGAATGCTTTACTTTTATTATGTAACAATACACGAGGAATACAGGAACGAATATTTGTGTATACAGCAGCTGAACAAATTTGGAAGTAAATTCAGATATGATTTTAATAAAAACTTGATTTATTTTGCTAATTGTCATTTATTAAGCTAGCGATATATGATTTAGTAAAGATGAACAAGTTTAATAAGTAAATAATTATTAATGATTAAATTTTAAAATTATGATTTCGAGAAAGAAAAGCCTTTTTTTAAGCGTATCAGTATTGATTCTATTTGTGGCGTTAGTTGCACAAAGTTGTAGTTCGGAGAATGACGATTTTGTTGCTAATCCCAACTCATCATTAGAAATGAGAGCTAACCTAGAATCAATGGATAATCGTGCAACAATTGTCAATTCTATAGCCGAATCTGATGAATTATTAGATTACGGAATGAACTGTATGTTACTTGCTGAGAAGTTAAAATCATATACTTCAACTTTGACTCCAGAAGAATTTGATGAACTTATGAATAACTTAAATAATGATGATTATATGATAGAACTTGTGAGTAAGGTTGACATTGAAAAAGAGGCTTTAATGGTAGAGAATGCACGACAGGAACTATTAGCTAATAAAAGTTTTAAGTTGTTAGATGAGTCCGAAAAAATGAATGTTTTTATTAGATTCTCTGATAATTCGCAGAATACTATGCAACATCTATTGCTAAAAAGTCCGGGTGAAAGTGCAGGAGGTGTTACTAAAGCGGAATGTAAGCGTAGATATGATGAAGACTACGCTTATGCTTCTGCTATTTATCTATCATCTATGCTCCTTTGTTCTTGTGCAACGGGGGGGCTTGGTGTATGTCTTTGTGCTATTGGTGCTTCTGCTGGCTATGACTATGCAACAACTCTTGCTGATCGTAGTTATTATGATTGTTTGTCAAATGCTATAGATCGCTAAATGAGGTATTATAATATCTTTATAGTTTTAGCTATACTATCTGTATTGCTCATGACAATTAATAGAAACTATAATTATTTGATAAATGACTGGTATATTTCAGGTGTTTATGTGTTAATGTGGGTCTTTCTTTTTCTTTATACAGTAAGTAAAGTTCCTAAAAAGAAAAAAGGCTTGAAAGAATATCTTCCTAGCATTTTAGCCTTTCTTGTGGTTCTATTAAATGTCTTGGATGTGCTTAGAAGACATGTTATGTGTTAAAATAAGTAGATGAAAACTTAGGAATAAATACTTAATGTTTTGTGGTTTATAATCAACTTTTTATTTATTCCTAAGTAATAATGAGTTTTTATATGTCAAAAGTGAGTATTACTCAAATCGGCTTTGCTCTTCTTTGCATTGGTAGTGTTTTTATGTATTCTACCCAGATAACCGATCCCTATATTGTTTCTAAATGGTTATATACGATCTTATTTGTTTTAATTATAACAATATATTGTTCAATTAGAATGTTATTAGGAAAATCTGTAAAATTTGATACACGATTGGCTGGGATGAGTATTGTTATTGTTTCTAGTTTACAAGCAATATATGGTCTGTCTCAATGTTTTAATATAACCACCTTTAATACTTTTTATAAGATAATGGGGAGTTTTGAAAATCCTACGGGATTTTCTGCTTGTCTTTGTGTCAGTTTACCCTTTTTTGTTGTATTCCAATTATTAAATGAAAATAAGCAAATACGGTATCTAGTATGTTTTTTAGGGATTATTGTTGTAATAGCAATTGTACTATCATATTCAAGAGCTGGAATTATTAGTGTTGCAATAGTAATTGCGATATTTTTGTTTCAAAAGCTTAAACAGAAAAGAATTTGGAAGTATCTATTATTATGTAGCAGTCTGATATTATTGTTGTTTGGTTGCTATTGGATGAAGAAAAACTCAGCCGATGGTAGACTGCTGATTTGGCAATGTGGTATAAATATGGTAAAAGATGCTCCTTGGATAGGTCATGGGTTGGGTAGTTTCGAAGCGCACTATATGGATTATCAGGCAAATTTCTTTAAGCAATGCGGACAAAGCCGTTTTTCTATGTTGGCAGATAATGTGAAACAACCATTTAATGAATATCTTGGACTTCTTTTAAATTTTGGGATTATTGGTTTATTAGTATTGTTGTTATTGATGGTAATAATTATATATTGCTATAGGAAGAATCCAAGTGTAGAAAAGCAAATAGCCTTTTATTCTTTGTCTTCAATAGGAATATTCTCGTTCTTTTCTTATCCATTTGCATATCCTTTCGTTTGGGTTGTGACATTTTTAAGCATATTCATAATAACTAGTGAATATATCAAACCTTTATTTTCTAATATCCTAATAAAGAAAATAGCTTGTATGTTCATACTTACATATTCTCTTTTCGGGAGTAGTAAATTGTTCGA
This sequence is a window from Bacteroides thetaiotaomicron VPI-5482. Protein-coding genes within it:
- a CDS encoding O-antigen ligase family protein, with the protein product MSKVSITQIGFALLCIGSVFMYSTQITDPYIVSKWLYTILFVLIITIYCSIRMLLGKSVKFDTRLAGMSIVIVSSLQAIYGLSQCFNITTFNTFYKIMGSFENPTGFSACLCVSLPFFVVFQLLNENKQIRYLVCFLGIIVVIAIVLSYSRAGIISVAIVIAIFLFQKLKQKRIWKYLLLCSSLILLLFGCYWMKKNSADGRLLIWQCGINMVKDAPWIGHGLGSFEAHYMDYQANFFKQCGQSRFSMLADNVKQPFNEYLGLLLNFGIIGLLVLLLLMVIIIYCYRKNPSVEKQIAFYSLSSIGIFSFFSYPFAYPFVWVVTFLSIFIITSEYIKPLFSNILIKKIACMFILTYSLFGSSKLFERIQAELDWGKASTLALCKSYNETLPTYERLEKMFVSNPYFLYNYAAVLQEMKQYTESLEVALKCRQYWADYDLELIIGENYQQLNKPELAEKYYNSASMMCPSRFLPLYKLFHLYKTNGEKERSLAMAEAVISKPMKIKTTTIRMMKREMEREIQKMNMSIKLE